The genomic DNA AGTGGACGCTGCCCGGTGCGGCCGGCAAGCGACTGAACGCGCGCTAGTGTACCGTTGCAGAAGTCCCGTAGGCATTCGGCCCGCGCTGCATCCCGCGGCAGCGGCGTTGGAACTCCTTGCCGTAGCGACGGCTACGGCGCGTCGTTCCGCCTTGCCCCGCGGGCGCATCACGCGCCTCGGTGCACACGGGATTTCCGCGCCGGCACACTAGGAAGTGCGTCGCCGTCGAGGCTCGGGGGCCCCGTCGCTCTCGCCGAGCCAGGGCGCCAGCGCAGGGTGGTCCCGCACGGGCTCCCAGATCGGGTCTACGCGCAAGAGCGCCGGGGTCAGCGGCGACGTTCCTTCCAGGAGTGCCCGCACGATATCGGCGGCACGGTCGAGCTCACCCACCACCGCGAGCGTCTGGGCCACCTGAATCTGGATGACAGAGCCGATGAAGGCGTCTTCATCCAGTGGGAGAGCCTTCGTCGCCTCCTCCGCGCGGGCTAGCGCCCCCGCCCGATTGCCCCGACCGGCCTCCGCGGAGGCGAGCCAGGAAAGGCGCTGGCCGCGGTGGCTCTCGGCCCAACTGTCCTCGGCCAGCTGACGCTCGAGCACGAAGACCGCGGAGTCGTATTGGGCGCGCGCGGCTTCCTCCAGACCCCGGACCCGGAAGGCCTCTCCGAGGCTCAGGTAGAAGGAGCCGCGATACCCTTCGGGGCCCTCGAAAAAGGGTTCTCCCTCGATCGCCACGTGGCTCAGAACTCGCGAGAGAGCCTGGGAAGTCGCGAAGAGCATTCCTCGCCCGATCTCTTCTGAGCTTTCTTCTGCCAGCGCTGCGGCCCGCGCCACGTCTCCGTCCTCGCGCAGCGCATCCACAGGTCGAATGGCCCACGTTACCCAGTTGGTGGCGTCCAGGTCGCGTGCGAGCGCGATGAAGCGACGCGCCAGCTCGTGTCTCCCCATGTAGCGGGCCGTCGACGCGACCGCATAGGTGGCTTCGAACGAGAGCGGGTTGGCCTCGTGTGCCCTCTGCAGGGCCGCCATCGCGTCATCCCAACGGCCCGTGCGGCGGAGCGTTTTTCCCAGCATCAGGTCTATCTCCGCGTGACCTGGGCCGGAGTCGGCATCCCTGGCCCGTTCCAGCGCGGAGACCGCCGACGCGTAGTCGCGGTCGTGAAATGACAGCACGCCTCGGGTGAGCCAGACGTTGCCTTGCTCGACGCCCAGAGCCTCGGCGCGGCGCAGGTGGTGTCGGGCGGCGCGCGCCGCCTGCGGGCGACCGGAGTACCAGAAGAGCCTGGAGTGGGCGACGGCGAGTCGAGCCTGCAGTGCTCCGTTTGCGGGATCGCCTGCCGCCGCGGATTCCAGGTCGGCGATCGCCCTTTCCACCAGGCTCGGCTCGCGTCGGTCGAGCCGCGCCGAAGCCTGGGCCAGCAGCGCGCCGGAGCCGGCGGCGCCCGCATTCGCCTCAAGGTCGCGGCTCCACGTCCGGCTCGCCGGAACCACCAGCGCCAGCGCGAGCCCGCCGACGAGCGCGGCCCCGGCGATCGTCCCCGTTGCGCGGATCATCCGAGTGGGCGGCGCCTGCGCAGTGGAGTCCGCCCGTACCTCGACCGGACAGATGAAACGATATCCGCGCCGGGGCAGCGTCTCCACGTAGAGCGGCTTCCTCGGGTCGTCGTCCAGGGCCGCGCGCAGGCGGCGTACGCACTGGTTGATCGCCGGATCGACTTCCAGGAAGGAGTGCCCCCACAGGTGGGCCCGAATCGCCTCCCTGGAGACCACTTCGCCGCGGGACTCGACCAGCTGGAGCAGGAGCTGCGCGGTCTGCCGGGTGAGCGAGATCGCCCGACCGTTCCTCGTGAGTTGCATGTGCTGCGCGTCCAGCTGGAACAGCCCGAAGCGGTACGTCATCACAGATCCCCGCGTACTGTTGTGCGTCCTGCGCCTCCGGAGAATCGCTACGTGCCGGCGGCCGTCGCCGTTTCACCCCTGTCACCCATGTCGCCAACCCGCCAGCCTGTCGCGACTTCCGATGTCAGAGTCGTTACAGGCAGGCGTCGGCCCTCGCCAACTCCAGGCCACCTCCGACACCGTTGACCGCAGTCCGAGGACAGGATGTCCGGCATCCAGAGAGTCAGGAGCAGGGGGTCATGAGTTCCAGAATCATGCGTCGATGCGCCGCCAGCGTCGCGGCCGTGGCGCTAAGCCTCGCCGCGTGCGGCGCCGACAATCCCATAGAGCCGCGCGAAGTGGCTTCGCTAGCCATAGATCCGGCGGGTCCGCTCGTCTCGTTCGGTGAGATCCTCCAGCTGGCGGCGATCGCGCGCGCGTCGAGCGGCTCCGTGGTCTCCGCACAGGTATCGTGGGCGGGTCTCGATCCACAGGTCCTCACGGTGAGTCCCACGGGCTCGGCTACGGCGCGGGCGAACGGCTCGGCCCGGGTCGTCGCCACGGCATCGGGGATCACCGACACGGCGGTCGTGGTGGTCGAGCAGCGGGTCGCGGAGGTGCGGGTGCAGTTTTCGGCGATCGCGTTGGAGCTGCCCGGCGACACCATGTCGGTCACCGGCACTCCTTTCGACGCACGAGGCAACCTCGTCGCCGGGGCCGGTCCCATCACCTGGAGCGCGAGCGGCGGGATCGACGTGGACGCGAACGGGGTGGTCACCGCGACCGCCTTCGGGGTCGGCCAACTCACCGGCAGCTCGGGCGGCGGGTCCAGCACGGCCGACGTGGAGGTGATCGGTGACAGGTTCTTCCTGAGCGTCGACACCAAGCTGCGCTACGAGCTGGACCTGCCCGACGACTCGGGCGGCCCGTTCCCGGCCGTGGTCTGGGTGCACGGATCCGGCATGCTGGACCGCAACGCGCAGCGGCTGGGCACCGACCCCATGGTGCCCGAGGGACTCGCCGCCTTCCGCTACGACAAGCGCGGCGTGGGGGAGTCGGGTGGCACCTTCGAGAACGTCGGCCCGACCAACAGCTTCCGCACGCTCAACGTTCTGGCCGAGGACGCGGCGGCGGCCGCCCGTTTCGTCGCCCGTTTTTCCCAGATCGACCCCGACCGGATCGGCATGATCGGCAACAGTCAGGGCGGCTGGATCGTGCCGCAGGCCGCGCTCAAGGCTCCGCAGGTAGTGGGCTACGTGATGTTCTGGTCGGGACCCACGGTGAGCGTGGGGCTGGAGAACTTCTACAGCTCGCTGACCGCCGACCCGAACACCACCCTGGACGAGGCGTACGACAGGCTGAGCGAGTTCGACGGGACGCCGGGCTATGACGCGCTCGAGGACATATCGTCCCTGGATATCCCCGGGCTCTGGCTGTTCGGCGAGATGGACCGGAGCATCCCCATGCGGCTGGACGTCGTCCGGCTAAACGAGCTAGCTGGTCAGGGAAAGCCGTTCGAGGTCGTCACGTTCGAGTTCGGGGACCACTCCCTGGTGGACACGCGGACCGGGCAGTTCTTCAACGTATGGGCGGAGTACCTGCGCTTCCTGCGGGACAGGGGGTTCCTGGCACCCTGACGGCGGGCCGTCATCCCTCCGCGCGTGGAATCCGCCTCAGGGCGACGCGCGCTCGCAAACTCGTCCCGTACAACGTCCCGACGGCGCGAACCATCTATGCAATGGACGTGTTGACAGGAGCGGGCGGGGCCTTCCGTTTCCATGCGCTCCGCCGAGGGACGGACGACCCCCAAGTCGCGAGGATTGACGATGCACGTGCCGCACGGGACCACCCAGCGCCTTTTCCTCTACTGGTGCGCCCGCGCGCTTTTCGCCGTGCTGTTCGTGGCGGGGGCGCCCATCGCGCTGGCCGGCCAGGAGCCCGCCGATAGCTCCGAGCAAGCGGAAGACGCGGAGGAGAAGAAGAAGGGGCCGCTGCCACTGGAGCCGGGGCGCACGATCTCCGTCGACGTCACGGAGGGAACCTGGGTGTCGGTGGACGTGAGTCCCGACGGCCGGACGGTCGTGTTCGACATGCTCGGGGATCTGTTCACGGTGCCCGTCTCGGGGGGCGACGCGACGCAGCTCACGTCGGGAATGGCGTTCGACGCGCAGCCGCGGTTCTCTCCCGACGGGTCCCGGATCGCCTTTACCTCAGACCGCGACGGCGGCCAGAACATCTGGACGATGGCGCTGGACGGGACGGATACGACGCGCGTCACGAAGGGTGAGTCGAATCGCGCCGAGTCGCCCGAGTGGACGCCCGATGGCGATTATATCGTCGCGTCCGTCGGGGTCTTCCGGGGGCAGGGCCTGCCCAAGCTCAAGCTGTTCCACGTCGACGGCGGCAGCGGCGTGCAACTGGTGAAGGAACCCGACAACCTGAAGATGCTCGGCGCGGCCGTGTCCGGTGACGGCCGTCACGTCTGGTACGCTCGGCGCACCGGGGACTGGAACTACAACGCGCAGATGCCGCAGTACCAGATCGAGGTTTACGACCGCGAAACCGGAAATCGGTTCACGCGCACCCTCCGCTACGGTTCCGCGTTCAGGCCGACGCTGTCGCCGGACGGCCGCTGGCTCGTATACGGCACCCGGCACGAGGAGGACACCGGGCTGGTCCTGCGAGACCTGAGCGACGGCTCGGAGCGCTGGCTCGCCTACCCTGTTCAGCACGACGACCAGGAGTCCCGGGCCACCCTGGACGTACTTCCGGGGATGTCGTTCACCCCCGATTCGCGCGAGCTGGTCGCCTCCTTCGGGGGGAAGATCTGGCGCTTGCCGGTGGCGGGCGGAGACGCGGTCGAGGTCCCCTTCCGCGCCCGCTTCGAGCTGGAAACGGGGCCCGAGGTTGCCTTCGACCACCCGATCGAGGATACGCCGACGTTCACGGTCGCGCAGATCCGCGACGCGGCCCCCTCGCCGGACGGCAGCATGCTGGCGTTCACCGCGCTCGATCGTCTCTGGGTGTCGGACTCGGATGGCGGCAATCCTCGCCGGGTCACCGACGCCGACGTTGCGGAGCACTTCCCCGCCTGGTCGCCGGACGGACGCAGCCTGGCGTACGCCACCTGGGACGGGGAAGCGGGACACCTGTTCCGCGCGCGCGCCGACGGGGGCGGTTCGCCGACCCGCATCACCCGCGACGCCGGCACCTACTTCGCTCCCGCCTGGGGGCCCAACGACCGCATCGTCGCGCTGCGCGGGTTCGCCGAGGTGTTCCAGACGATCGGGGCGTCGGGTGAGTCGGCGAACGAGCTCGTCTGGGTCGACGCGGGCGGCAGCGACGGGCCGGTGACCCCGATCGCCCCCGCCGAGGGGCGCCGCGATCCGCACTTCGTGGAGGGCGTGGACAGGATCTATCTGTTCAGGCCCCCGGATGCGCTCGTGTCGATCCGCTGGGACGGCTCCGACGAGAAGGAGCACGTCAAGGTGCGCGGGGCGACCCCGGCCAATTTCCCGCAGGCGCTCACGCCCAACACCGTCCAGATGGCGCCGCGCGGAGACCAGGCGCTCGCGCTCATCCAGCGTCAACTGTACGCGGTCACCGTGCCGCGCATCGGCGTCGCGCCCACCATCAACGTGGGCGACCCCGACAAGGCGTCGTTCCCCGCGCTAAGCCTGAGCGAAATCGGCGCGGAGTTCCCCGCCTGGAGCGGCGACGGGCGCTCGGTACACTGGTCCCTTGCGAACGCCCACTTCTCTTTCGATCTCGACGCGGCGCGCGCGTACGCGGACAGCGTAGAGGCCGCCGAGCGAGCCGAGGAGCAGGAGGAGGCCGACGAGGAAGCGGCCGACTCGGTCGACGCCGAGGTCGAGGATGAGGTCCAGGAAGAAGGCGAGGAGGACGAAGAGGAAGACGAAGAGGAAGGGTACGAGCCGGCGGAGTTCCGGGTCCTGATCCAGGCGGATCGGGACATCCCCCGGGCCGCGGCGGTGCTGCGGGGAGCGCGCGTCATCACCATGCGCGGCGACGAGGTCATCGACAACGCCGACATTTTGGTCCGCGACAACCGCATAGCCGCGGTGGGGCCGAGCGGAGGCGTGGAAGTCCCCGCAGACGCGCAGGTGATAGACGTGTCGGGCACGACCATCGTGCCCGGGTTCGTCGATACGCACGCGCATCTGCGCGCCCGAGACGGCCTGCACCGCACCGATGTGTGGCCCTACCTGGCGAACCTGGCGTACGGCGTCACCGCCACGCGCGACCCGCAGACGGGCAACACGGAAGTATTGTCGTACGCCGACCAGGTGCGGGCGGGGACCGTGATCGGGCCACGCATCTACTCGACCGGCCCTGGGGTGTTCTGGCAGGACGGCATCAAGAGCGAGGAGGACGCGCGCAAGGTCTTGTCCCGCTACTCAGAATACTTCGATACCAAGACGATCAAGATGTACGTGGCGGGCGCGCGCAAGGCTCGGCAGTGGATCATCATGGCGGCGCGCGAGCTGGAGCTGATGCCCACCACCGAGGGGTCGCTCAACATCAAACAGAACATAACCGAGACGCTGGATGGGTACCCCGGACTGGAGCACTCGCTGCCGATCTTCCCGCTTTACGGAGATATGGTCCAGCTTTTCGCGGAGACAGGGCGGGTGTACACCCCCACGCTGCTGGTCTCCTACGGAGGGCCCTTTGCCGAAAACTACTTCTACAGCCGCGAGAATCCGCACGACGACGCCAAGCTTCGTCGCTTCACGCCGCACGACGAGGTGGACAGCCGCACGCTCAGGCGCGGCCAGTGGTTCCGGAGCGATCAGCACGTGTTCGAACGGCACGCGCGCTTCGTGAAGGATCTGGTGGAGGCCGGCGGCAAGGCGGGCGTCGGGAGCCACGGTCAACTCCAGGGACTGGGCTACCACTGGGAGCTGTGGGCCGTGCAGTCCGGTGGGATGGCCGAGCACGACGCTCTGCGGGTGGCCACGATCCACGGCGCGGAGGCGATCGGCCTGGCCAACGATCTGGGCTCCATCGAGCCCGGCAAGCTGGCCGATCTGGTGGTCCTTGAGGACAATCCGCTGGCGGACATCCGGGCCACGGCCCGCATCCGCTCGGTCATGATGAACGGACGGCTGTACGACGGCGATACGCTGGACGAGGTGTATCCACGCCGGAGGGCGCTACCCGACCTCTGGTGGTGGGACGACGAGCCGGTCGGGGTGCCCGGCGCCGCCGCCCGCTGAAACGTCAAGCCCGGCGACGGCCTCGAGCGAACCGGACGAGAACGATGAGGAACGCGAGGAGGGCGAGCAGGTGGACCATCGGTCCGCCCACGCCTTGAATGAATCCGAGTAGCCACACGGCCAGAAGTGCTACGACGACGATTTTGAACATCCGTTTCTCCGATTGGCGGGTTACTGCGTCTTGAAGTTCACGCCACGAGGCCCGATGGGAAAGGATGGGAGTTCCGGTGGCACTGGAAATGAGGACCGAGTGCGAGCGTTGCGGAGCGTCCCTCGGGCCTGACGAGGAGGCGTCCATCTGCTCCTTCGAGTGCACGTTCTGCGTGGCCTGCTCCGAGGGGATGGAGCGGGTTTGCCCGAACTGTCAGGGGGAGTTGGTTGCGCGCCCGAAGCGGGCACGCTGAGGGGAAACGGGGTGCCCCGGCCGGCGCTCGCCGAGCAGGCGCCTACTTGTAGCGGTAGGTGACCCGGCCGCGGCTGAGGTCGTAGGGGGACATCTCGATCTTCACGCGGTCACCCTCCAGGACGCGAATGTAGTACTTCCGCATCTTGCCGGAGAGATAGGCGAGGATGTTGTGCCCGTTGTCCAACTCGACGCGGAAATTCGCGTTGGGCAGGACCTCGGTCACCGTACCTTCCATTTCGATCGCGTCGTTAGCCATACACCTTTCTCTTTTCCTGTCGCCGCAAACCTCTTAGTATACCGAATCCGGAAGGCCCGCGACAATCGCGCCGTCAGCCGGCAAACGAGTCCCTTGGGAACCGCGATGCCCGCAGCGCGTGTTCCCTCGACGGCGCACCGCGCCGCGGACCGCCGCCGCCGAATCCGGCGGCGGATACCCCAAGAAATAAGAAGTGACCGTGTCGAACGAAGGCTTCCTCGGCGTGCTCGAAGTGTTGGGCAGCGGCTCCGGTTTCGTCAGAAGGCCGGACAGCGGCTACATCCCGGGCGACGACGACATCTACGTCAATCAGAAACTGATCCAGCGGTTCGGACTTCGGTCCGGGGACGAGATCACCGGTACGGCCGGCCAACCTCCGGGCCGCGGCAAGAGTCCGCCGCTGACGAACCTCCAGCTCGTCAACGACCACCCGCCGTCGGACATGGCGCGCCGCGTCCGGTTCACCAAGCTCGGCGCCAAGCACCCAGATAGCCAGTTGACGTTGGAGTGCGACCGCACGTACCACGGCGAGCCGGATCCCACGAACCGCATCATCGACCTGTTCTGCCCCCTGGGGAAGGGCCAGCGCGCCATGATCGTGGCGCCGTCCAAGGCGGGCAAGACCACGATCCTGCAGGCGGTGGCTGAGGGAATCGTGAAGAATCACCCCGCCTGCAAGGTGTTCATCGTGTTGGTGGACGAGCGGCCGGAAGAGGTCACGGAGATGGAGAACCACGGCTTCGGAGAGGTGATCGCCTCGAGTTTCGATCATCCCGCCGACAGGCACGTGTCCGTGGCCGAGATCACGCTGGAGAGGGCGCGGCGGCGCGTGGAGTTGGGCGAGGACGTGGTGATCATCCTCGACTCCATCACCAGGCTGGCGCGCGCCTACAACACTGTGGAGCAGGGGAGTGGGCGAACGCTCTCCGGCGGCCTGGACGCGAACTCGCTGGAGAAGCCCAAGCGGTTTCTGGGCAGCGCCCGGAACATCGATCCTTCGCAGGGCGGTGGCACGCTGACCATCATCGCCACGGCGCTGGTCGATACCGGGTCGCGCATGGACCAGGTCATCTTCGAGGAATTCAAGGGCACGGGGAACAGCGAGTTGGTGCTGGACCGGGCCCTGGCGGACAAGAGGATCTTCCCGGCCATCGACCTGCTGGCCAGCGCGACCCGACGCGAGGAGCTTCTGCTGTCGCCGGAGGCGCTGCGCGCGTCCACCGTGCTGCGCCGCGACCTGAGCCGCTCCAGCCCGGCCGACGCCATGAACGACCTGTTGGGCTTCATGCGGCGCACCAAGACGAACGACGAGCTGGTCAGGGCGATTCTGGGTGGTTGATTCCGGAGGCGGCGGCTCCGACGGCGCCGCGGCGGCCGGCCGGGACCGCCCCGCCGCCCGGTTCGTTCCGCTGTCCTCATACCGCGAGTACCCGCCCGAGGAGATGCGGGCGCGCGCGAAATCGTTCCGGGAGCAGGCCGAGAGACGCCGTACGGTCCGCTCCTTTTCCGATCGACCCATCCCCGACGGAGTGATAGAGGAGTGCCTGCGCGCCGCCGGCACCGCGCCGAGCGGGGCCAATCTCCAGCCCTGGCACTTCGTGGTGGTGCGCGATCCCGAAATGAAGGCGGTCATCCGGGTCGCCGCCGAGGAGGAGGAGCACCGCTTCTATGCGGAGCGCGCCCCTCCCGAGTGGCTCGAGGCCCTGGCGCCCCTGGGCACCGACGAAAACAAACCGTTCCTGGAGGCCGCGCCCTGCCTGATCGCGGTGTTCGTGCAGCGGCACGGAGTCACCGCGGACGGCCGCAAGGTCAAACACTACTACGCGGTGGAGTCGACGGGCCTGGCGACGGGAATACTGATCACCGCTCTGCACAACGCGGGGCTCACGACGCTGACGCACACGCCCAGCCCCATGGACTTCCTCAACCGGCTGCTGGAGCGCCCCGCCAGCGAGCGTCCCTTCCTGTTGCTGGTCACGGGATATCCGACCGAGGACGCGGTCGTGCCCGACATCCACCGCAAGCCGCTGGGCGACTACACGAGCTCCTTCTAGTCCACTAGCCGGCCCCAGGGGGTCGATCGCCGCGCTCCGGGGTTGGCGGCGCGTCCAAGTCCGCCTGGCCGGTTTCCGTATCGTGCTCGTCGGACAACGAGCCTCCGCAGCGCCTACAATGACG from Gemmatimonadota bacterium includes the following:
- a CDS encoding winged helix-turn-helix domain-containing protein; its protein translation is MTYRFGLFQLDAQHMQLTRNGRAISLTRQTAQLLLQLVESRGEVVSREAIRAHLWGHSFLEVDPAINQCVRRLRAALDDDPRKPLYVETLPRRGYRFICPVEVRADSTAQAPPTRMIRATGTIAGAALVGGLALALVVPASRTWSRDLEANAGAAGSGALLAQASARLDRREPSLVERAIADLESAAAGDPANGALQARLAVAHSRLFWYSGRPQAARAARHHLRRAEALGVEQGNVWLTRGVLSFHDRDYASAVSALERARDADSGPGHAEIDLMLGKTLRRTGRWDDAMAALQRAHEANPLSFEATYAVASTARYMGRHELARRFIALARDLDATNWVTWAIRPVDALREDGDVARAAALAEESSEEIGRGMLFATSQALSRVLSHVAIEGEPFFEGPEGYRGSFYLSLGEAFRVRGLEEAARAQYDSAVFVLERQLAEDSWAESHRGQRLSWLASAEAGRGNRAGALARAEEATKALPLDEDAFIGSVIQIQVAQTLAVVGELDRAADIVRALLEGTSPLTPALLRVDPIWEPVRDHPALAPWLGESDGAPEPRRRRTS
- a CDS encoding prolyl oligopeptidase family serine peptidase — protein: MSSRIMRRCAASVAAVALSLAACGADNPIEPREVASLAIDPAGPLVSFGEILQLAAIARASSGSVVSAQVSWAGLDPQVLTVSPTGSATARANGSARVVATASGITDTAVVVVEQRVAEVRVQFSAIALELPGDTMSVTGTPFDARGNLVAGAGPITWSASGGIDVDANGVVTATAFGVGQLTGSSGGGSSTADVEVIGDRFFLSVDTKLRYELDLPDDSGGPFPAVVWVHGSGMLDRNAQRLGTDPMVPEGLAAFRYDKRGVGESGGTFENVGPTNSFRTLNVLAEDAAAAARFVARFSQIDPDRIGMIGNSQGGWIVPQAALKAPQVVGYVMFWSGPTVSVGLENFYSSLTADPNTTLDEAYDRLSEFDGTPGYDALEDISSLDIPGLWLFGEMDRSIPMRLDVVRLNELAGQGKPFEVVTFEFGDHSLVDTRTGQFFNVWAEYLRFLRDRGFLAP
- a CDS encoding amidohydrolase family protein; protein product: MHVPHGTTQRLFLYWCARALFAVLFVAGAPIALAGQEPADSSEQAEDAEEKKKGPLPLEPGRTISVDVTEGTWVSVDVSPDGRTVVFDMLGDLFTVPVSGGDATQLTSGMAFDAQPRFSPDGSRIAFTSDRDGGQNIWTMALDGTDTTRVTKGESNRAESPEWTPDGDYIVASVGVFRGQGLPKLKLFHVDGGSGVQLVKEPDNLKMLGAAVSGDGRHVWYARRTGDWNYNAQMPQYQIEVYDRETGNRFTRTLRYGSAFRPTLSPDGRWLVYGTRHEEDTGLVLRDLSDGSERWLAYPVQHDDQESRATLDVLPGMSFTPDSRELVASFGGKIWRLPVAGGDAVEVPFRARFELETGPEVAFDHPIEDTPTFTVAQIRDAAPSPDGSMLAFTALDRLWVSDSDGGNPRRVTDADVAEHFPAWSPDGRSLAYATWDGEAGHLFRARADGGGSPTRITRDAGTYFAPAWGPNDRIVALRGFAEVFQTIGASGESANELVWVDAGGSDGPVTPIAPAEGRRDPHFVEGVDRIYLFRPPDALVSIRWDGSDEKEHVKVRGATPANFPQALTPNTVQMAPRGDQALALIQRQLYAVTVPRIGVAPTINVGDPDKASFPALSLSEIGAEFPAWSGDGRSVHWSLANAHFSFDLDAARAYADSVEAAERAEEQEEADEEAADSVDAEVEDEVQEEGEEDEEEDEEEGYEPAEFRVLIQADRDIPRAAAVLRGARVITMRGDEVIDNADILVRDNRIAAVGPSGGVEVPADAQVIDVSGTTIVPGFVDTHAHLRARDGLHRTDVWPYLANLAYGVTATRDPQTGNTEVLSYADQVRAGTVIGPRIYSTGPGVFWQDGIKSEEDARKVLSRYSEYFDTKTIKMYVAGARKARQWIIMAARELELMPTTEGSLNIKQNITETLDGYPGLEHSLPIFPLYGDMVQLFAETGRVYTPTLLVSYGGPFAENYFYSRENPHDDAKLRRFTPHDEVDSRTLRRGQWFRSDQHVFERHARFVKDLVEAGGKAGVGSHGQLQGLGYHWELWAVQSGGMAEHDALRVATIHGAEAIGLANDLGSIEPGKLADLVVLEDNPLADIRATARIRSVMMNGRLYDGDTLDEVYPRRRALPDLWWWDDEPVGVPGAAAR
- a CDS encoding DUF5670 family protein — translated: MFKIVVVALLAVWLLGFIQGVGGPMVHLLALLAFLIVLVRFARGRRRA
- a CDS encoding DUF1272 domain-containing protein; the protein is MALEMRTECERCGASLGPDEEASICSFECTFCVACSEGMERVCPNCQGELVARPKRAR
- the infA gene encoding translation initiation factor IF-1; translated protein: MANDAIEMEGTVTEVLPNANFRVELDNGHNILAYLSGKMRKYYIRVLEGDRVKIEMSPYDLSRGRVTYRYK
- the rho gene encoding transcription termination factor Rho; the protein is MTVSNEGFLGVLEVLGSGSGFVRRPDSGYIPGDDDIYVNQKLIQRFGLRSGDEITGTAGQPPGRGKSPPLTNLQLVNDHPPSDMARRVRFTKLGAKHPDSQLTLECDRTYHGEPDPTNRIIDLFCPLGKGQRAMIVAPSKAGKTTILQAVAEGIVKNHPACKVFIVLVDERPEEVTEMENHGFGEVIASSFDHPADRHVSVAEITLERARRRVELGEDVVIILDSITRLARAYNTVEQGSGRTLSGGLDANSLEKPKRFLGSARNIDPSQGGGTLTIIATALVDTGSRMDQVIFEEFKGTGNSELVLDRALADKRIFPAIDLLASATRREELLLSPEALRASTVLRRDLSRSSPADAMNDLLGFMRRTKTNDELVRAILGG
- a CDS encoding nitroreductase family protein, with the translated sequence MRARAKSFREQAERRRTVRSFSDRPIPDGVIEECLRAAGTAPSGANLQPWHFVVVRDPEMKAVIRVAAEEEEHRFYAERAPPEWLEALAPLGTDENKPFLEAAPCLIAVFVQRHGVTADGRKVKHYYAVESTGLATGILITALHNAGLTTLTHTPSPMDFLNRLLERPASERPFLLLVTGYPTEDAVVPDIHRKPLGDYTSSF